A stretch of the Acidobacteriota bacterium genome encodes the following:
- a CDS encoding ABC transporter permease: MSFPGKFAKLSTAASSHSPIFLRVVRLIYSKEVRILMESVWQDIRFCVRMLLKSPIFTVVVVLTLAFGIGANSAIFTVINAVLLQPLPFEKPAELMFVHDKTPAFQMTSITYLNYLDWRNQTQTFEGLAASRLATVTLSGMGEPERIGVRLATANFFQLLRVKPLLGRLYRPDEDKPGAAPVIVLTYQSWKNRFAGAMDILGKTITLNSEIYTIIGVLPQEFQYFQSVDGCIPLHPWAATLPDDRSWRPNLYALGRLKPGTTIQEVQAEFDVISRQLEEKYPETNKGSQALVVPLTEMVVRGVRPSLLIMLAAVALVLLIACANVANLFLARASSRSKEIAIRSACGASRGRIIRQLVTESLLLGLVGGGVGLLVAHWGVEFLVKFALPSLPRAAGVRIDLQVLGFTLLLSIGTGLLFGLVPAFQVARIDLRESLNDEAKGSTASAQQQRLRSLLVISEVSLALVLLIGTGLMIKSFFRLQQVAPGFPTTNLLIVDAPMTEKVYARPEQRLAVADQILERLTALPDVKSVSLTTHPPLSGSGLMFHFNIEGRPPKDTTEYTMAAYRSITPNFFETMGMPILQGKVFSDLDSIERPRVVILNATMARTYFPNDNPLGKRIQLGAYPDPKEPWMEVIGIVGDIRQYLEEPVMPEFYVPYAQDPMPTISIIARTRTEPTKLIPQIRSFLREVDRTLPMAKPRTMDEIIQWAVVQPRNRTILISIFAGVALLLSAIGVYGVMAYSVSQRIYEIGIRVALGAQERDIFALILGQAMSLAFIGIGFGLASSLALTQFLRSFLFNVTSTDPATFVATSILLFSVAILASFLPARKAAKTEPMVAIRFDALDS, encoded by the coding sequence ATGAGCTTTCCGGGTAAATTTGCTAAGCTTTCGACTGCGGCCTCATCGCACTCCCCGATTTTTTTGCGAGTGGTCCGGCTTATTTATTCGAAAGAGGTCAGAATTCTGATGGAAAGCGTCTGGCAGGATATCCGGTTTTGTGTTCGGATGTTATTAAAGAGCCCGATATTTACCGTGGTTGTCGTGTTAACTCTGGCTTTTGGAATTGGGGCCAATTCCGCAATTTTTACCGTTATCAATGCTGTTCTGCTCCAACCGCTGCCCTTTGAGAAACCTGCGGAGTTGATGTTTGTCCATGATAAGACTCCAGCGTTTCAAATGACTTCGATTACCTATTTGAATTATCTGGACTGGCGCAATCAAACTCAGACCTTTGAAGGGCTGGCCGCTTCTCGTCTGGCCACGGTCACTTTATCAGGTATGGGTGAACCCGAACGGATCGGTGTTCGTCTGGCCACGGCAAATTTCTTTCAATTGTTGCGAGTAAAGCCTTTGTTGGGCCGGTTGTATCGCCCGGATGAAGACAAGCCTGGTGCAGCACCTGTGATTGTTTTGACCTATCAAAGCTGGAAAAATCGCTTTGCCGGGGCGATGGATATACTGGGAAAAACAATCACTCTGAATTCTGAAATCTACACCATCATTGGGGTCTTACCTCAGGAATTTCAATATTTTCAGTCGGTTGACGGATGTATTCCGCTTCACCCTTGGGCGGCAACTCTCCCTGATGATCGAAGCTGGCGGCCTAATCTGTACGCTTTGGGACGACTCAAACCTGGAACAACGATTCAGGAAGTTCAGGCTGAATTCGATGTGATTTCACGCCAGTTGGAAGAAAAGTACCCTGAAACCAATAAGGGCTCCCAGGCCCTGGTGGTGCCGTTGACGGAAATGGTGGTTCGTGGGGTTCGACCGTCGCTGCTGATTATGCTTGCCGCCGTGGCATTGGTGCTGCTGATTGCCTGTGCGAATGTAGCCAACCTGTTTTTGGCCAGGGCTTCGTCAAGATCCAAGGAAATTGCGATTCGGTCCGCCTGTGGTGCCAGTCGGGGTCGAATCATCCGACAACTGGTGACCGAAAGCCTGCTGCTGGGCCTGGTCGGAGGTGGAGTTGGTTTGTTAGTGGCCCATTGGGGAGTTGAATTTTTGGTGAAGTTTGCCCTTCCAAGTCTGCCTCGGGCTGCCGGAGTGCGCATTGACCTTCAGGTACTTGGGTTTACGCTATTACTCTCAATTGGGACGGGTTTGCTGTTTGGTCTGGTACCCGCGTTTCAAGTGGCAAGAATTGATTTGCGTGAATCCCTCAATGACGAGGCAAAAGGTTCAACCGCCAGTGCCCAACAACAACGCCTGCGGAGTTTACTGGTCATTTCAGAAGTTTCTCTGGCACTGGTGTTATTGATTGGGACAGGTCTGATGATTAAGAGCTTTTTCCGATTGCAGCAGGTCGCCCCCGGATTTCCGACAACCAACTTATTGATTGTTGATGCTCCAATGACGGAGAAAGTGTATGCCCGACCTGAACAGCGCCTGGCCGTGGCTGATCAAATTCTCGAGCGCCTGACGGCTCTTCCGGATGTAAAAAGTGTCAGTTTAACAACCCATCCGCCGCTCAGCGGGAGTGGTCTTATGTTCCATTTCAATATTGAGGGGAGACCTCCGAAAGATACAACTGAATACACCATGGCGGCATATCGGTCCATCACTCCAAATTTTTTTGAAACCATGGGGATGCCGATATTACAGGGGAAGGTCTTTTCCGACCTGGATTCGATTGAGCGCCCACGGGTCGTGATCCTCAATGCGACAATGGCTCGCACCTATTTTCCCAATGACAACCCGCTTGGAAAACGAATTCAGCTCGGTGCCTATCCAGACCCCAAAGAACCGTGGATGGAAGTTATTGGAATTGTTGGGGATATCAGGCAATACCTTGAAGAGCCTGTTATGCCGGAATTTTATGTTCCCTATGCCCAGGATCCAATGCCCACGATTTCAATCATTGCCCGAACCCGGACGGAGCCGACCAAACTCATTCCTCAAATCCGGAGTTTTCTCCGTGAGGTTGATCGAACCCTGCCCATGGCCAAACCCAGGACAATGGATGAAATAATTCAATGGGCAGTCGTGCAACCCCGGAACCGGACTATTTTGATCAGTATTTTTGCGGGCGTGGCGCTCTTGTTGTCAGCAATTGGGGTGTATGGGGTGATGGCGTATTCAGTGAGCCAGCGGATTTATGAAATTGGAATCCGGGTGGCACTCGGAGCCCAGGAGCGGGATATTTTTGCTTTGATTTTAGGACAGGCGATGAGTCTGGCCTTTATTGGGATTGGGTTTGGGTTGGCAAGTTCGCTGGCATTAACTCAGTTTTTACGGTCGTTTCTGTTTAACGTAACCAGCACCGACCCAGCCACATTTGTTGCAACCTCAATTTTACTTTTTTCCGTGGCGATCCTGGCTTCATTTTTGCCAGCGAGAAAAGCAGCCAAAACTGAACCGATGGTGGCGATCCGCTTTGATGCTCTTGATTCGTGA
- the hydA gene encoding dihydropyrimidinase: protein MKTLIQNGRVVTAVDDYRADILIENGKISIIGASLDLEADCVIDASGKLVIPGGIDPHTHMELPFGGTSSSDDFRTGTMAAAFGGTTTIIDFAVQYKGQSLTEALDTWHAKAEGKTAIDYAFHLICTDLEDHRIPELHRIMDEGVTSFKLFMAYPGVFLVDDATIYRAMTAAGERGGLICMHAENGVVINEIIKRALADGRTAPKYHALTRPTRAEAEGVHRAIAIAEMAESPVYIVHLSCADALNQVREARDRGILAFAETCPQYLFLSLDNYDEPGFDGAKYVMTPPLREKWNQTELWKGLKMDDLQVISTDHCPFCMKEQKELGLHDFTKIPNGAPGVEHRMSLIYNGGVAENRISLNRFVELTSTAAAKMFGLFPQKGTIAVGSDADIVIFDPEKSQTISAATHHMNVDYSAYEGVTLKGAVDIVLSRGQVVIENGEYKGKPGDGRFLKRGTCVTM from the coding sequence ATGAAAACATTGATTCAAAACGGTCGCGTTGTAACGGCAGTTGACGATTACAGAGCCGACATCCTGATTGAAAATGGAAAAATTTCCATTATTGGTGCTTCACTCGATTTGGAGGCAGATTGTGTCATTGACGCCAGTGGCAAACTGGTGATTCCGGGCGGAATTGACCCCCATACGCATATGGAACTCCCGTTTGGTGGGACATCTTCGTCTGATGATTTTCGAACCGGCACAATGGCGGCTGCCTTTGGTGGAACAACCACCATCATTGACTTTGCGGTGCAGTACAAAGGTCAATCCCTGACGGAAGCCCTGGATACCTGGCATGCCAAAGCCGAAGGGAAGACTGCCATTGATTATGCCTTTCACCTGATTTGCACTGACCTCGAAGATCATCGAATCCCAGAATTGCACCGGATTATGGATGAAGGGGTGACTAGCTTTAAGCTTTTTATGGCCTATCCGGGAGTCTTTTTGGTGGACGACGCCACCATTTATCGGGCTATGACAGCCGCCGGAGAACGTGGCGGTTTGATTTGCATGCACGCTGAAAATGGTGTGGTTATCAACGAGATCATCAAGCGAGCCCTGGCTGATGGGCGCACAGCACCAAAATACCACGCGCTCACCCGTCCCACACGGGCTGAAGCTGAGGGTGTTCACCGGGCAATTGCCATTGCTGAAATGGCTGAATCCCCGGTCTACATTGTCCATTTATCGTGTGCCGATGCCCTGAACCAGGTCCGGGAAGCCCGTGACCGGGGCATTTTGGCTTTCGCTGAAACTTGCCCACAATACCTGTTCCTGTCGCTTGATAATTATGATGAGCCAGGCTTTGATGGGGCCAAATATGTCATGACCCCACCACTTCGGGAGAAATGGAATCAGACTGAATTATGGAAAGGGTTGAAAATGGATGACCTGCAGGTGATTTCAACTGATCACTGTCCATTTTGCATGAAAGAACAAAAAGAACTTGGCCTGCATGATTTTACCAAAATCCCAAATGGGGCCCCCGGCGTCGAACATCGGATGTCTCTGATTTACAACGGCGGAGTGGCTGAAAATCGTATCAGCCTCAACCGATTTGTTGAACTCACATCAACTGCCGCCGCCAAGATGTTTGGACTGTTTCCACAAAAAGGGACCATTGCGGTGGGTTCAGATGCGGATATTGTGATTTTTGACCCGGAAAAGAGCCAAACCATCAGTGCGGCCACCCACCATATGAATGTGGATTACAGCGCCTATGAAGGTGTCACCCTCAAAGGGGCGGTTGATATCGTTCTCTCACGGGGACAGGTCGTTATTGAGAATGGGGAATATAAAGGCAAGCCTGGGGATGGACGATTTTTGAAACGTGGTACCTGCGTGACGATGTGA